The Flavimarina sp. Hel_I_48 genome window below encodes:
- a CDS encoding DUF1328 family protein, producing MLKWTIIFVIIAIVAAIFGFGGISDAAAGIAKVIFFIFIVLIIISLVMAKKIF from the coding sequence ATGTTAAAATGGACTATTATTTTTGTAATTATTGCTATAGTAGCGGCAATTTTTGGCTTTGGTGGCATCTCTGATGCAGCCGCTGGTATCGCCAAAGTTATCTTTTTTATATTTATAGTACTTATCATTATCTCTTTGGTAATGGCTAAGAAAATATTTTAA
- the pnuC gene encoding nicotinamide riboside transporter PnuC: MHFTWLQIIGTIFGVAQVLLSRKNSVHNYLFGIVSILIGMWVLYQSRLYADILLHLYYLVMSIYGWYYWNFGGDKKEATISWSGKNEHFKAAAIVFSCFLMMSYWLLYHTDSDVAVWDAAVSAFAWAGMWLMAKRKIENWIYLNISNLISIPLLIHKELYIYAGLTVFLFLVGTSGFFKWKKLLKDDHSKRLKRA; encoded by the coding sequence ATGCATTTTACTTGGTTACAAATTATAGGGACCATCTTTGGCGTCGCGCAGGTATTACTTTCGCGCAAAAATAGTGTCCACAATTACCTCTTCGGTATTGTTTCAATTTTGATAGGTATGTGGGTTCTTTATCAGTCCCGTTTGTACGCAGATATTTTGCTCCATCTTTATTATCTGGTGATGAGCATTTATGGTTGGTACTATTGGAATTTTGGCGGAGATAAAAAAGAGGCAACCATATCCTGGTCAGGTAAAAACGAACATTTCAAAGCGGCCGCCATAGTATTCTCCTGCTTCCTTATGATGAGCTACTGGCTTCTATACCATACCGATTCTGACGTGGCCGTATGGGATGCAGCCGTGAGCGCCTTTGCATGGGCGGGAATGTGGCTAATGGCCAAGCGGAAGATAGAAAACTGGATCTATCTTAATATAAGTAACCTCATTTCGATCCCTTTATTGATTCACAAAGAACTTTATATCTATGCGGGCCTGACTGTGTTTTTGTTTCTCGTAGGGACATCGGGCTTTTTTAAATGGAAAAAACTATTAAAAGATGACCACAGCAAACGACTTAAAAGAGCTTAG
- a CDS encoding DUF421 domain-containing protein codes for MENWIYAAFPILVKVLVSILVIFSIIIIITRISGLRTFAKMSSFDFASTIAIGSILAAVVMNTGQSMVKGAIALGGIVAFQSIFSLAIRKSEKLKQLFTNTPMLLMKDGVIIYKNLEKTNVGEDDLIAKLREANVTDFSQVLAVVLESTGDMSVLHSDSEKLMPKILQGVREE; via the coding sequence ATGGAAAATTGGATCTATGCGGCTTTTCCTATTCTCGTCAAGGTACTTGTATCCATTCTGGTCATATTTTCTATTATTATAATTATAACCCGTATTTCAGGACTGAGAACTTTTGCTAAAATGTCAAGTTTTGATTTCGCTTCTACAATAGCTATTGGATCAATACTTGCTGCGGTAGTAATGAACACAGGGCAATCTATGGTAAAGGGAGCTATTGCTTTAGGAGGCATTGTAGCCTTTCAATCGATATTTTCACTGGCCATACGAAAGTCTGAAAAATTGAAGCAGCTTTTTACGAATACGCCAATGCTTCTAATGAAGGATGGAGTAATTATTTATAAAAACCTTGAGAAAACGAACGTAGGGGAAGATGACCTGATCGCAAAGTTAAGAGAGGCGAATGTAACCGATTTTAGTCAGGTGCTTGCAGTGGTTCTCGAATCAACGGGAGATATGTCAGTATTGCATTCTGACAGTGAGAAACTTATGCCCAAAATATTACAGGGCGTAAGAGAAGAATAA
- a CDS encoding acyl-CoA dehydrogenase produces MTTANDLKELREKCFNAEIFPIEILEWIASKNLWNIWVPKAYGGKEQTLSEGLDTLRKLAKIDGSLGWTVTLCSGANYFIGNLEHEVAHELFIDTEEATCMGGSGAVGGTASKEGEFYIVSGRWPYATGAAYLTHYTLNARLFENKKPLTNSDGSPVIRSFIIPQEKVTLIKDWDSMGLRASSTNSFAIEEVRIDKRFSFSYNEQHLAYPIYKIPFKLFADLTLWVNYIGMAEHFIEATTSMLSKEQLAELKRKVLQANSYITNFTEKVDTLLLNESQISDSFQEEVHQSGVECLRGISMALIKIYPLLGIKGSSTNNQLNQIFRDYFTATQHHNFKGV; encoded by the coding sequence ATGACCACAGCAAACGACTTAAAAGAGCTTAGGGAAAAATGTTTTAATGCCGAAATATTTCCCATCGAAATCCTGGAGTGGATAGCAAGTAAGAACTTGTGGAATATCTGGGTACCCAAAGCTTACGGAGGCAAAGAACAGACCCTTTCGGAAGGACTGGATACTTTACGAAAATTGGCAAAAATAGATGGCAGTCTGGGCTGGACGGTGACTTTGTGCAGTGGGGCCAATTATTTTATAGGTAACCTGGAGCATGAGGTGGCACATGAACTTTTTATTGACACAGAAGAAGCTACCTGTATGGGTGGGAGCGGGGCGGTAGGTGGGACCGCTTCTAAAGAAGGTGAGTTTTATATTGTTTCGGGACGCTGGCCTTACGCTACGGGTGCTGCTTACCTTACGCATTATACTTTAAACGCGCGCCTTTTTGAGAATAAAAAACCACTCACAAATAGCGATGGTTCTCCTGTAATACGGTCCTTTATCATTCCTCAGGAAAAGGTAACGTTGATCAAAGATTGGGACAGCATGGGTCTTCGGGCTTCTTCGACCAATTCATTTGCGATAGAGGAGGTACGTATTGATAAAAGATTCAGTTTCAGCTATAATGAGCAGCATCTTGCGTATCCTATTTACAAAATTCCATTTAAGCTTTTCGCAGATTTGACGCTTTGGGTAAACTATATTGGTATGGCCGAACATTTTATCGAGGCTACCACTTCCATGTTATCTAAAGAACAACTGGCTGAACTGAAGAGAAAGGTTTTACAAGCCAACTCCTACATAACCAACTTTACCGAAAAGGTAGATACCCTGCTCCTTAACGAATCACAAATCTCGGACTCGTTTCAAGAAGAAGTACATCAGTCAGGAGTTGAATGTTTGAGGGGAATTTCGATGGCTCTTATTAAAATTTATCCGCTTCTGGGTATAAAGGGAAGTTCTACAAACAACCAGTTGAACCAAATTTTCAGGGATTATTTTACCGCGACCCAGCACCATAATTTCAAAGGAGTGTAG
- a CDS encoding trypsin-like peptidase domain-containing protein, with the protein MKNFAKMLFVAILGGATSLGTYHYFEDGKVPFTTIESQPITTLPVTFKGGPLSSTNADFTEAADRTVHAVVHVKNVQVARRPRNMQEYFHGGGEIEKGLAGTGSGVVISQDGYIVTNNHVIDGASELEVTMNDNQTYTAKVIGADPKADIALLKIEAEEDLPYLPFGDSEATRLGEWVLAVGNPFNLTSTVTAGIISAKARDLGEFSGNPSSFIQTDAAINPGNSGGALVNINGELIGINTAITSQTGSYVGYAFAVPSNLARKIVEDIMEYGNVQRGILGVSGTQLNPTVAEQIEISESQGFYVGGVEPGSGAEKAGLKKGDIIKKVDEKQITKFADLSGYLNTKRPDDKVQVEFLRDGKLKTLLVTLYKLSTYKIEKLGVEVKDIAREQLKDYDVSNGVVINNVTREDLARYDLKGVLISEIDGESVKNIEQIQRFLKEKSDSEPISITFVWPGGEQKQIIFQ; encoded by the coding sequence ATGAAGAATTTTGCAAAAATGTTGTTCGTTGCCATTCTTGGCGGAGCAACTTCACTGGGCACCTATCATTATTTTGAAGATGGAAAAGTGCCTTTTACCACAATAGAATCCCAGCCCATTACAACCCTGCCCGTAACGTTTAAAGGCGGCCCCCTTAGCAGTACAAATGCAGATTTTACCGAAGCGGCAGACCGCACCGTACATGCCGTGGTACACGTAAAAAACGTTCAGGTAGCGCGCAGGCCCAGAAACATGCAGGAATATTTTCATGGTGGAGGGGAAATAGAAAAAGGATTGGCCGGTACTGGTAGCGGGGTTGTGATCTCCCAGGATGGTTATATTGTGACCAATAATCACGTCATAGATGGTGCCAGCGAACTTGAGGTAACCATGAACGACAACCAAACCTATACAGCTAAAGTAATAGGTGCTGATCCAAAAGCGGATATCGCATTACTTAAAATTGAGGCAGAAGAAGACCTACCCTACCTTCCCTTTGGCGATTCAGAAGCGACGCGCTTAGGCGAGTGGGTACTTGCAGTAGGAAATCCTTTTAATCTTACCAGTACGGTCACTGCGGGTATAATTTCCGCAAAAGCCAGGGATCTTGGTGAATTTAGCGGTAATCCATCATCTTTTATTCAAACAGATGCCGCGATCAATCCCGGTAACAGCGGTGGCGCATTGGTAAATATTAATGGCGAACTTATAGGTATCAACACCGCGATTACATCGCAGACCGGTAGTTATGTAGGGTATGCCTTTGCCGTTCCTTCTAACCTGGCGCGTAAAATCGTTGAGGACATTATGGAATATGGTAATGTGCAACGCGGTATTCTTGGAGTTTCTGGTACACAATTGAATCCTACCGTTGCAGAGCAGATTGAAATTTCTGAAAGCCAGGGCTTTTATGTCGGTGGTGTAGAACCGGGAAGTGGCGCAGAAAAAGCAGGCTTAAAAAAAGGGGATATCATTAAGAAAGTAGATGAGAAACAAATTACCAAATTTGCTGATTTATCAGGTTACCTCAATACAAAGCGGCCTGATGATAAGGTTCAGGTTGAATTTCTCCGCGATGGAAAATTGAAAACTTTACTAGTTACGCTTTATAAATTAAGCACATATAAAATAGAAAAACTGGGTGTTGAGGTCAAAGATATCGCACGCGAGCAACTTAAGGATTATGACGTTTCAAACGGCGTGGTGATCAATAATGTTACCCGCGAAGACCTGGCGCGTTATGACTTGAAAGGCGTTCTTATTAGTGAAATAGATGGTGAGTCGGTTAAAAATATCGAGCAGATTCAAAGATTTTTAAAAGAAAAAAGTGATTCTGAACCTATAAGCATCACATTTGTTTGGCCAGGAGGCGAACAAAAACAGATTATATTTCAATAG
- a CDS encoding NADP-dependent isocitrate dehydrogenase: MSTTSKIAYTLTDEAPALATHSFLPIVRKFAKAANIELETKNISLAARILANFPEKLNEDQKMTDALGELGELVTKPEANIIKLPNISASIPQLIAAIKELQEKGYDIPGYPENANTEEEKELKKRYAKVLGSAVNPVLREGNSDRRAPKPVKEYARKNPHSMGEWSPSSKSHVATMSSGDFRANEKSVTLDHATTVDIVLEDASGKETILKNDLKLQEGEVIDATVLSKSALLHFLKEQLEDAKEKNILFSVHLKATMMKISDPIIFGHVVRVFFADVFEKYGEDLKSVGVDAKNGLADLLNDIEKLPADKKSEVEKAIQDTINSKADLAMVNSDQGITNLHVPSDVIIDASMPAMIRNSGQMWNAKGNSQDTKAVIPDSSYAGIYQETIDFCKENGAFDPTTMGTVPNVGLMAKKAEEYGSHDKTFEIAQAGTVRVKDADGNTLLEHTVEQGDIWRMCQTKDAPIQDWVKLAVARARATGDPAIFWLDEERGHDVEVIKKVNTYLKDHNTEGLDIQIMSPVKATRFTLERVKDGKDTISVTGNVLRDYNTDLFPILEVGTSAKMLSIVPLMQGGGLFETGAGGSAPKHVQQFTKEGHLRWDSLGEFLALAVSLEHAGEKNDNEKAIILGETLDAATIKFLNNKKSPSREVNELDNRGSHFYLALYWAQALAEQDKDKQLRVEFAEIASEMETNREKILQELLDAQGHEVDLGGYYLPDAAKVSAAMRPSATFNAMMGS; the protein is encoded by the coding sequence ATGTCTACAACATCAAAAATAGCATATACATTAACAGATGAGGCGCCTGCCCTGGCTACTCATTCTTTTCTTCCCATCGTCAGGAAATTTGCCAAAGCAGCTAATATTGAGCTAGAAACCAAAAATATCTCCCTGGCTGCGAGAATTCTTGCTAATTTCCCAGAGAAGCTCAACGAAGATCAAAAAATGACCGATGCCTTAGGTGAACTGGGCGAACTGGTTACCAAACCGGAAGCCAATATTATTAAATTACCAAACATTAGTGCTTCTATTCCCCAGCTGATCGCGGCGATCAAAGAACTTCAGGAAAAAGGATATGATATTCCCGGTTATCCTGAAAATGCGAATACCGAGGAGGAAAAGGAACTTAAAAAGCGCTACGCAAAAGTTCTGGGAAGTGCTGTAAATCCGGTTTTACGAGAAGGAAATTCAGATCGTAGGGCACCAAAGCCGGTTAAAGAATATGCACGAAAGAACCCGCATAGTATGGGTGAATGGTCGCCTAGCAGCAAATCGCATGTGGCAACAATGAGCAGCGGCGATTTTAGGGCGAATGAGAAATCAGTGACCCTGGACCATGCCACCACTGTGGATATTGTGCTTGAGGATGCTTCCGGTAAGGAAACAATACTTAAAAATGATCTGAAACTACAGGAAGGGGAAGTTATAGATGCTACTGTCTTAAGTAAAAGCGCCCTTCTTCACTTCTTAAAAGAACAGCTGGAAGATGCCAAGGAAAAAAACATTCTCTTTTCGGTTCACCTGAAGGCGACTATGATGAAGATCTCAGACCCTATTATTTTTGGTCATGTGGTGCGCGTCTTCTTTGCTGATGTTTTTGAAAAATACGGTGAAGATCTAAAAAGTGTAGGTGTTGATGCCAAGAATGGACTGGCTGATCTTCTCAATGATATTGAAAAACTTCCCGCGGATAAGAAAAGTGAAGTTGAAAAAGCAATACAGGATACTATAAATAGCAAGGCAGATCTTGCTATGGTAAATTCTGATCAGGGAATAACAAATCTTCATGTTCCCAGTGATGTGATCATAGATGCCTCTATGCCAGCGATGATACGCAATAGCGGACAAATGTGGAATGCGAAGGGCAATTCTCAGGATACTAAAGCGGTTATACCAGATAGCAGTTATGCAGGTATTTATCAGGAAACCATTGATTTTTGTAAAGAAAACGGGGCTTTTGATCCCACTACCATGGGAACGGTTCCCAATGTGGGTCTGATGGCAAAAAAAGCCGAAGAATATGGTTCTCACGACAAAACATTTGAAATAGCACAGGCAGGTACCGTGCGTGTAAAAGATGCTGATGGTAATACCCTTCTGGAACACACTGTAGAACAGGGGGATATATGGAGAATGTGCCAGACCAAAGATGCACCTATTCAAGACTGGGTAAAACTGGCTGTCGCCCGTGCACGCGCAACTGGAGATCCCGCTATTTTCTGGTTAGATGAAGAACGCGGGCATGACGTTGAAGTTATTAAAAAAGTAAATACATATCTCAAAGATCACAACACCGAAGGTCTGGATATTCAGATCATGTCCCCCGTGAAAGCGACCCGCTTTACACTGGAGCGCGTGAAAGACGGTAAGGACACAATTTCTGTAACCGGTAACGTGCTAAGGGATTACAATACAGACCTCTTCCCTATTCTGGAAGTTGGGACGAGTGCAAAGATGCTTTCCATAGTACCTTTAATGCAAGGCGGCGGACTTTTTGAAACAGGCGCGGGAGGTTCTGCTCCTAAACACGTACAACAGTTCACAAAAGAAGGTCATTTGCGCTGGGATTCTTTAGGTGAGTTTTTGGCGCTGGCCGTATCTTTAGAGCATGCCGGGGAGAAGAATGACAACGAAAAAGCTATCATCTTAGGCGAAACGCTGGATGCTGCAACGATCAAGTTCCTGAACAATAAGAAATCACCTTCCCGTGAGGTCAACGAACTAGATAACCGCGGTAGTCATTTTTACTTAGCGCTTTACTGGGCGCAAGCACTAGCGGAACAAGATAAAGATAAACAGCTACGGGTAGAATTTGCCGAAATCGCAAGCGAAATGGAAACCAATAGGGAGAAAATCCTTCAGGAGCTTTTAGACGCTCAGGGTCATGAGGTAGATCTAGGGGGTTATTATCTTCCCGATGCCGCAAAAGTGAGCGCAGCCATGAGGCCAAGTGCGACTTTTAATGCCATGATGGGTTCGTAA
- a CDS encoding AI-2E family transporter, which produces MQTRKIEVSSINLLKTLVLLSLIWVIFYYGATLLLPLLVSAMVATLLDRPKKKLMSWGFPNWLAITVCLLLLIITILLLSWLISSQISNMANDWSTIKTRGMEKYTLFSSWMEDTFGINPGKMADENFDFMNKLKSAATVFISSLSNLLSQSFIILVYIILFLMQKKMFIGFFQKLGSDAYASGTILKESSQIITDYLFGKSKIMFFLFVIYYVGFLIGKVPYALFLALFASLFSIIPYVGNLIGGGVAIVLAYLYEGTTPALIVIGVISAAQLIENYILTPWIIGDEIDLNPFITVFGVIVLSVLGGIVGAIIALPVLGVLKVFFEHTKGMEAYAFLLKKHSD; this is translated from the coding sequence ATGCAAACAAGAAAAATAGAAGTTTCCAGTATAAATCTCCTAAAAACACTGGTATTGCTTTCCCTTATCTGGGTAATCTTTTATTATGGAGCCACGTTGCTTTTGCCGCTGCTGGTTTCGGCGATGGTTGCGACATTGCTTGACAGACCAAAAAAAAAGTTGATGAGTTGGGGATTTCCAAATTGGCTGGCCATCACGGTATGTCTATTATTGCTGATCATTACTATTTTATTATTGAGCTGGTTGATCTCCTCTCAAATCAGCAATATGGCAAACGATTGGTCTACGATCAAAACAAGGGGAATGGAAAAATATACCCTCTTTAGCAGTTGGATGGAAGATACTTTTGGGATCAACCCAGGAAAAATGGCCGACGAGAATTTTGATTTTATGAACAAATTAAAAAGTGCAGCTACCGTTTTTATATCCTCCCTTTCCAACCTGCTTTCCCAATCCTTTATCATTTTAGTATATATCATTTTGTTCTTGATGCAGAAAAAAATGTTTATCGGTTTTTTTCAGAAATTGGGGAGTGATGCATACGCTTCAGGAACAATATTGAAAGAATCTTCGCAAATCATTACAGACTACCTCTTTGGTAAGAGCAAGATCATGTTCTTTTTGTTCGTTATTTATTATGTGGGCTTTCTTATAGGAAAAGTGCCTTATGCCCTATTCCTAGCACTCTTTGCTTCGTTATTTTCAATAATACCTTATGTGGGGAATTTAATAGGTGGCGGTGTTGCCATAGTGCTTGCGTATTTATACGAAGGTACTACCCCGGCACTCATTGTTATTGGCGTGATCAGCGCTGCCCAACTTATAGAAAACTACATATTGACCCCCTGGATTATTGGCGATGAAATAGATCTTAATCCTTTTATCACAGTTTTTGGTGTAATTGTACTTTCGGTGCTGGGTGGGATTGTGGGCGCTATTATTGCCCTCCCGGTTCTGGGTGTGCTCAAGGTTTTCTTTGAACATACAAAAGGAATGGAAGCTTATGCCTTTCTCCTAAAAAAACATTCGGATTAG
- the dapF gene encoding diaminopimelate epimerase — protein sequence MPLPFYKYQGTGNDFIMIDNRMESFSKNDTKLVQKLCDRKFGIGADGLILLENHEELDFTMVYYNADGTSSMCGNGGRCVVAFAHQLGIIEKKAHFEAIDGPHEAFIKEGQVHLKMNDVNQIVERDNYIFINTGSPHHIEFRENLSALDVKKEGSEIRYSSLYGQAGSNINFVAQQGSEFNVRTYERGVEDETLSCGTGVTAVALAMHHLGKTDKNEVKINAEGGKLTISFHKSTTGYDSIYLIGAANFVFEGLWP from the coding sequence ATGCCATTACCTTTCTACAAATATCAAGGTACGGGTAACGATTTTATAATGATCGATAACCGTATGGAATCCTTTTCCAAAAATGATACCAAACTTGTTCAAAAGCTTTGTGATCGCAAATTTGGAATAGGGGCAGACGGCCTGATCCTTTTGGAGAATCATGAAGAGCTTGATTTTACCATGGTTTATTACAATGCAGATGGGACCAGCTCTATGTGCGGCAACGGTGGCCGGTGTGTAGTCGCCTTCGCCCACCAACTTGGCATAATTGAAAAAAAGGCACATTTTGAAGCCATAGATGGGCCGCATGAAGCCTTTATTAAAGAAGGGCAGGTACACCTTAAAATGAATGATGTAAACCAGATAGTAGAACGGGACAATTATATATTTATAAATACGGGTTCGCCACACCATATTGAATTTAGGGAGAACCTTAGTGCGCTGGATGTAAAGAAAGAAGGAAGCGAGATTCGATATTCCTCCTTATATGGTCAGGCCGGTAGTAATATAAACTTTGTCGCCCAGCAGGGTTCAGAATTTAATGTGCGCACCTATGAACGCGGTGTTGAAGATGAAACACTGAGCTGTGGTACAGGGGTTACCGCGGTGGCGCTGGCAATGCACCATCTGGGAAAAACCGACAAAAATGAGGTAAAAATCAACGCTGAGGGCGGAAAATTGACCATTTCTTTCCATAAATCTACCACAGGGTATGATTCTATTTATCTTATAGGGGCCGCTAATTTTGTATTTGAGGGATTATGGCCATAA
- the rplS gene encoding 50S ribosomal protein L19: MEDLIKFVQDEYVTENSKEFPDFGAGDTITVYYEISEGEKTRTQFFRGVVIQLRGSGSTKTFTIRKMSGTVGVERIFPINLPALQKIEINKKGKVRRSRIYYFRGLTGKKARIKEVRK; this comes from the coding sequence ATGGAAGATTTAATTAAGTTCGTCCAGGACGAATATGTTACTGAAAATTCAAAAGAATTTCCAGATTTTGGAGCTGGTGATACCATTACTGTGTATTACGAAATTAGTGAAGGTGAAAAAACACGTACCCAGTTTTTTAGGGGCGTTGTAATTCAATTGCGCGGTAGCGGTTCTACTAAAACCTTTACCATTCGCAAAATGTCTGGTACCGTGGGTGTAGAACGTATATTCCCTATCAACCTACCTGCACTTCAAAAAATTGAGATCAATAAAAAAGGTAAAGTACGTAGATCACGTATTTATTACTTTAGAGGCCTTACTGGTAAAAAAGCAAGGATCAAAGAAGTCAGAAAATAA
- a CDS encoding BLUF domain-containing protein, with protein sequence MNTIPSLHTICYKSRSISTLTEESIDDLLASTLKANSKRGINGVLLHSFGNFFQVLEGEKEQINLLYDRIKQDPRHYDVFEVFNKPSSKPVFTEYSSTFLTPTTNIDLEHIRKYLKKHSLSTTNDKIERLLGPFMFFD encoded by the coding sequence ATGAATACTATACCATCTTTACATACTATATGCTATAAAAGCAGATCCATATCAACGCTTACAGAAGAATCTATTGACGACTTGCTCGCAAGTACTCTTAAAGCCAATAGCAAACGCGGTATCAATGGCGTTCTTCTACATTCTTTTGGTAATTTCTTTCAGGTACTTGAAGGAGAAAAAGAACAGATCAATTTACTATATGATCGTATAAAACAAGACCCAAGGCATTACGATGTATTTGAAGTATTTAATAAGCCTTCTTCAAAACCTGTTTTTACAGAATACAGTTCGACATTTTTGACACCTACGACAAATATTGATTTAGAACATATACGTAAATACCTAAAAAAGCACTCCCTTTCAACCACAAATGATAAAATTGAGCGACTTTTAGGCCCTTTCATGTTTTTCGATTAA
- a CDS encoding DUF748 domain-containing protein, whose amino-acid sequence MSASTSEGSRKHRGAKKKRYILPVVILILLVAFRFYLPTLVKNYVNDVLADIPGFYGHVDDIDLALYRGAYVINGMYLNKVNASTEVPFLDFPKTDISIEWKSLFKGKIVSEITMFDPEITYIFEDQQKEAAEGDADTDDWTKALTDLVPININHFEIHNGKLGFVKLQEDPNIDLYLNNLELYADNLRNVKGQSDKLPSPIEASAVSIGKGEFRLDGGLDLIKEIPDMDINFSLQKADITAINDLTQAYGGIDFKEGELDIYGEIAIADAYLKGYVKPMLKDTKLISKEDSFLSVIWEGFVGMFKFILKNQGTDTLATRVPLEGNLDNVNAGVWTTVFKIFENAWFNAFQGKVDQDIDFEDAKQEANLDEMSGKEKRMYRRAKREAEKEKRKKENDDSQQ is encoded by the coding sequence ATGTCAGCATCTACCTCTGAAGGATCTAGAAAACACCGCGGTGCAAAGAAAAAAAGATATATACTACCAGTGGTCATACTTATCCTGCTGGTAGCTTTCAGGTTTTATTTGCCTACGCTGGTTAAAAATTATGTCAATGACGTACTGGCAGATATACCGGGATTCTATGGGCATGTGGATGATATTGATCTAGCCCTTTACCGTGGTGCTTATGTAATAAATGGGATGTACCTTAATAAAGTGAACGCATCTACTGAAGTTCCTTTTCTGGATTTTCCAAAGACGGATATTTCAATAGAATGGAAATCGCTCTTTAAAGGAAAAATCGTGAGTGAGATTACCATGTTTGATCCAGAGATTACCTATATTTTTGAAGACCAACAGAAAGAAGCTGCAGAAGGGGATGCAGATACAGACGACTGGACGAAAGCGCTTACAGATCTTGTTCCCATCAACATCAACCATTTTGAAATCCATAATGGAAAACTTGGTTTTGTAAAACTTCAGGAGGATCCCAATATCGATCTGTATCTCAACAATTTAGAGCTTTACGCAGACAATTTGCGCAATGTAAAAGGCCAGAGCGACAAACTGCCCTCCCCTATTGAAGCTTCCGCAGTGAGTATAGGTAAAGGAGAATTTAGGCTTGATGGCGGTCTGGACCTTATCAAAGAAATCCCGGATATGGATATCAATTTTTCACTACAAAAAGCAGATATTACCGCAATTAATGACCTCACCCAGGCCTATGGCGGTATTGACTTTAAAGAAGGTGAACTTGATATATACGGTGAGATCGCTATTGCAGATGCCTATCTTAAGGGATATGTAAAACCCATGCTCAAGGACACTAAACTGATAAGTAAAGAAGATAGCTTTCTTAGCGTCATATGGGAAGGTTTTGTGGGAATGTTCAAGTTTATCCTTAAAAACCAGGGCACAGATACCTTAGCAACCCGCGTACCGCTTGAGGGTAATTTAGACAACGTGAATGCCGGGGTCTGGACGACCGTTTTTAAGATTTTTGAAAATGCATGGTTCAATGCCTTTCAGGGCAAGGTGGACCAGGATATAGATTTTGAAGATGCTAAACAAGAGGCCAATTTAGACGAAATGAGCGGTAAAGAAAAAAGGATGTACCGCAGGGCCAAACGTGAAGCAGAAAAAGAAAAACGCAAGAAGGAAAATGATGATTCCCAACAGTAA
- the trmD gene encoding tRNA (guanosine(37)-N1)-methyltransferase TrmD, whose amino-acid sequence MRIDIITVVPDLLTSPFEASIMKRSIEKGLVDIQLHNLRDYSLGNYNQVDDYQYGGGAGMVMMIEPIDKCISALKEQRDYDEVIYMTPDGKTLNQGMANQISTLENIIILCGHYKGVDQRVRDHFITREISIGDYVLSGGELGALILCDAIIRLIPGVLGNETSALTDSFQDNLLAPPIYTRPAEYKGWEVPEILTSGNTPKIEEWREDQAYKHTQERRPDLLE is encoded by the coding sequence ATGCGCATAGATATCATAACCGTAGTTCCAGATCTTTTGACCAGTCCCTTTGAAGCCTCTATTATGAAACGCTCTATAGAAAAAGGGCTCGTGGATATTCAATTGCACAACTTACGCGATTATTCCCTGGGAAATTACAATCAGGTAGATGACTACCAGTATGGTGGTGGTGCAGGTATGGTGATGATGATTGAACCCATAGATAAATGCATAAGCGCCCTAAAGGAGCAAAGGGATTATGATGAGGTAATTTATATGACGCCAGACGGTAAAACGCTGAATCAGGGAATGGCCAATCAAATTTCTACCCTTGAAAATATCATTATTTTATGTGGTCATTATAAAGGAGTAGATCAGCGCGTACGCGATCATTTTATCACGCGCGAAATTTCAATAGGTGATTATGTACTTAGCGGTGGCGAGCTGGGCGCTCTTATACTTTGTGATGCGATTATACGCCTCATTCCTGGTGTTTTAGGCAATGAGACCTCTGCCCTTACTGATTCTTTTCAGGATAATTTGCTGGCTCCCCCTATTTATACAAGACCTGCCGAATACAAAGGTTGGGAAGTACCCGAAATCCTAACTTCGGGGAACACCCCTAAAATTGAAGAATGGCGTGAGGACCAGGCCTACAAACACACGCAGGAAAGAAGGCCAGATTTATTGGAATAA